The segment GCATGGCGTACCGGGTGCCATCATGACCATGCTCGGAAATAGCCTGCTCAATAGCCTGATTTTGGAACGCAACATTTGGCAGCCGCACCTGATTTTAGAGAATTTAGACAAAAAGGTTTTAGCCACCCTACACCAAAGCGCACAAGACGGCATGGACGCTGCCGTAGTTTTGATAGAAAACAATACCCTGACTTTTGCAGGTGCAAAATCCTCTCTCATTCGCCTTAGAAAGGACAAAGGGCAGGCAAAACATCAAGTAGAGCGTTGGAAGGGCAGCATCTTTTCAATCGGCGGCGATACCAAAATAGAGAAACGCTTTTCTACCCAAAGCCTAAACATTGCGGAAAACGACATTTTCTACCTCTCCACCGACGGCTACCAAGACCAATTTGGAGGCGCACAAAATCGCAAATTTAGCTCGCGGCAATTTTTAGAAATGCTTGCCCAAATCGCCCATCTGCCTTTGGAAGCCCAAAAACAACACCTTTTGGAAACACACCTGCAATGGAAAGGCGAACAAAAACAAACCGACGATATTTTAGTGATGGGATTTATGCCCTTTGTGGAACTTTCCGAAAGCTAAAACGGTTTAGGATACAGAAAGGCACGAAAAAAGGGCGAAGAAAAAATGTTAAAACAAGCGTTCTTTTTTGAAAATGAACCTATTTTTTCATACCTTTGCAAACCTTTCTATACCACACCTCAAACGGGGGTGACTGGCTTTGACAGCGTGAAGTATTTGGGTGCATAAGCAAGTCGGCTGATGGAAATGATGCCGTAATAAGCCTTTCCAAACCATATCTGGCGAATCTAACTACGCCATGGCTGCCTAATTCCAGGAATTAAGCATACGCCATCATCCTTGCTAAGATTCCTCTTTTCGCCGAATTTTAGCGCATAGGGTGTCGAAACCCTGCGAAAATATACACGAGTAGTGCCTCGATACTTGTGCGAACCCTTAGAGGATAAGGCGAAGGTATTGGTTCGTTGTTACCGAACCCAAGCTCGAAAATCTCAAACACAACTAAACTTGTAGAAGGCATCACTTGTACCGCGTTTGGACGTGGGTTCGATTCCCACCACCTCCACAAAGGGCAGCAATAGGCAGCCCAAAAGTGCCTTTTTTCGCATAGGCACGCCTTTTTTTTAGCATTTTGAAGATACCCACAAAATAGGTGCATGAGTAGGTGCAACGATTCGAGTTAGGTATCATAGGTTAGGGACTGCAAATTTAAACCCTAATCTCTCAATTTATGTTAAAAAAAAAGTAAGATTTATGAACATCTGTTTTTACAGACGAAAGGTGAATGATAAACACTATATCTATTGCAAGATATTGTATAATAGTGTTTATTGTTTGCCTTTTTCTGTGGGCATCAAACTCGAAAGCCCAAAACAGTGGCAAAAAGGGCGTTTTGTGGGCAAATTCGCCCAACAATACAACGACCGTATCACGCTCATTAAAAGCGATTTGCTACAAATCTATAATCGGCTTGTATCGCTCAAAGAAGATATTACAGCCCAAAAAATCAAAGATTTGTACCAAAATGGCGAAAAACCGCCTATTTCAGTCCTTGAACTCTATAAAGGTTTTATCCAAAAAAAATTAGATGATAAAACCTTAGCCGACACAACCCTGCAAAAATATAGGCTACACTTGCAAGAATTTGAAATGTTTTGCAATGAAAACCATTGCATGGCATTGCAAGCAAGTAATTTCGGTATGCAGGAAGTACAAAGTTATTTCGTCTTTTTAAGCAAAAAGGGAAATAGCCTTGTAACCATTCGCAAAAAAATAGGCTCTTTGCAAAAAGCCTTTGAAGAAGCCGAGCTTTCGGAATTGATACCGAAAAGCAAAATAAAAGCCTTTCGCATCAAAGTCCGCAGCCAAAGAAAAGCGATTATCTTTCTGACTGCCAAAGAGTTAAGTAAATTAGAACAAACCCAAATGCCTAACGAAAGGCTCGAAAAAATTAAGGATTTGTTTCTTTTTCAATGCTATACGGGTCTATCTTTTGCAGACATGGCGCGTTTTGAGTTTGCGCGTGATGTGCGAAAAGAGGGCGATGTCTTTTGGCTGCAAATGCAACGGCAAAAGACTGGCACGCCTTTTTTTGTACCGTTGTTAGAAAAAAAAGTATTTATCTTATTAGAAAAGTACAAAAATAAGCTACCACTTTTAGGAAATGGCAACTACAATGTCTATCTAAAAGAGGTCGCACAGGTAGCCAAAATCGACAAGCCCCTGACTACACACGTCGGGCGAAAGACCTTCGCCAACGCCATGCTCGCCAAAAAGGGCGTTTCCTTTGAAGTTTTAGCCAAGATGTTAGGGCATAGCGATACGCGCGTTACGGGTGAGCATTACGCCCAAGTTTTAAAAGAGAGAATATTAAAAGAGATGATTTAAGATAGATTTACCCCTTTTTCAAATGTAAGTTTTCCCTTATTTTTCAATTTTTACAAAAGGGAACAAAAAAAGCTAAGTGCCTAAAAATAAGCTATTTATACTTCGCTGCGGAATGGGTATCAGCAAAGAGCTTTACAAGATGCAATCCTTAATTTTAGTGTAAGAAAAGGCAAAAAAAAAGACCACCAAAGGCAGCCTTCTTTTTTGAATCTATAAGCAAAAATACACCACCTAAACGGTTTTCTTTCGCGCTTCGGCAATTAGTTTGCCCAAGCCCACGATTTGTAAAAATACAAAAATTGTCTGTTCGCCTATTTTTTCGGCGTTTTCATTCGGCAAATTGAAATATTCGGCTACTGCCTTTCGAAGTTCGACGCGCTCGGCATCACTCAAATCGTTCAGTTCTTTTGGAACGTCCTGAATGGTCGTAAATACTGAAAGGCTTCGAAGTGCCAAAGGCACGCCTTTGAGTAGCACCTCACCCCTTGTTACTTTGCCGTCTGCCAAAATTTCGGCTGTCGCGTCCGCTAAATCACCTACAAAAGCCACAATTTTTTTTGTGTTTTCGATTCCGTAGGCTTCTTTTTCTTGCATCTCCATAAAAGAAAATAAAAAGTTGAAAAAAATATAAAAATTTTAGTCTTTCGCCAATTTTTCTTGTAAAGATTTGATTTCGTGTTTCAATTCCGAAACCATCTCTTTTAGGGCTAAAATGCTGTTTTCCAAAGACGTTGTTTTTTCTTCGCGCTTTTCTTCGAGGTGCGAAATGCGCTCTTTCATTGAGCTATTGGCGATTTTGAGGTAAGATATTTCATTTCGATTATCACGAACCGACATGTATAGCCTAAAAGCCCACTGCACAAGCCCAACGCCGCCTAACGATTGAAAAATAATTAGCCCTTTGAAAAGTGTGTCTAAATCGTTCATAGCTTTTCGATGTGCGTGATTAAAAAATAAAGGGCAATAAAAAACACCGACAAACTCAAAAACTTGCCCCATTTTCCTAAAATGCCCCAAAAATCATTCGGTTTCGATTGCAAAGGGAAATGTAGGGCAGGGTCGACGATTGTTCCATTTACTCTTAAAGTCAAATGCAAGTGCGGACCCGTGGAGCGTCCTGTATTCCCCACGGTCCCGATAACGTCGCCGTACTTTACTTTGTCGCCCATTTTCACAAAAGTTTGGTCGAGGTGCGCGTAGCCTGTGGTATGCGTGCCGTCGTCATGTTTGATGATGACCGAATTTCCGCCCAAATCCGACCAAAATACGCGCTCGACTGTGCCTACCATAGGCGCGTAAATAGGCGTGCCTGTGGGGGCTGCAATGTCGATGCCGTTGTGAAATGAATTTACTTTGGTGATAGGGTGAATACGCCAACCGAAGGGGGAGCTAATTCTACCCGAAACGGGGTATTTCATTTTATTTTGAAGTTACGGTTTTGAACATCAGCCACATCATCAGGGCTAAAACGAATACAACCAAAAAAGTCGCACCCAATTTGATATAAGTGGAGTTATCCAACTCTACTTTGAAGTCCATTTTTACACCATCTTGC is part of the Hugenholtzia roseola DSM 9546 genome and harbors:
- a CDS encoding M23 family metallopeptidase, which translates into the protein MKYPVSGRISSPFGWRIHPITKVNSFHNGIDIAAPTGTPIYAPMVGTVERVFWSDLGGNSVIIKHDDGTHTTGYAHLDQTFVKMGDKVKYGDVIGTVGNTGRSTGPHLHLTLRVNGTIVDPALHFPLQSKPNDFWGILGKWGKFLSLSVFFIALYFLITHIEKL
- a CDS encoding site-specific integrase — encoded protein: MNICFYRRKVNDKHYIYCKILYNSVYCLPFSVGIKLESPKQWQKGRFVGKFAQQYNDRITLIKSDLLQIYNRLVSLKEDITAQKIKDLYQNGEKPPISVLELYKGFIQKKLDDKTLADTTLQKYRLHLQEFEMFCNENHCMALQASNFGMQEVQSYFVFLSKKGNSLVTIRKKIGSLQKAFEEAELSELIPKSKIKAFRIKVRSQRKAIIFLTAKELSKLEQTQMPNERLEKIKDLFLFQCYTGLSFADMARFEFARDVRKEGDVFWLQMQRQKTGTPFFVPLLEKKVFILLEKYKNKLPLLGNGNYNVYLKEVAQVAKIDKPLTTHVGRKTFANAMLAKKGVSFEVLAKMLGHSDTRVTGEHYAQVLKERILKEMI